The Echinicola jeungdonensis genome segment GCCCACCTCCCCTGGTCGAAAATGTGGAACAAATGCCTGGACGGACAGCTCAAATCTCTTGGGCCCCTTATTCTTGCGGAAATAGTGCCGAAACCATGCAGATATGGCGCAGTGTCAATAGCAACGCCTATGAACCCGATTCCTGTGAAACAGGCATCAGGAGTGGCTACGAATTGATCGGCACCACCGATATGGATACTTTTGAATTCCTTGATGACAATGGTGGGGAGGGACTGGCTCCTGGCAACACTTATTGTTACCGCTTAGTGGCTGGATTCCCCCAGCCCAGATCGGGAGAAAGTGTGGTTTCCGAAGAGTTCTGTGTGACCATCGATGTAGATGTGCCTATCATTACCAATGTATCGGTAGAAGAAACCAGCACGGAAAATGGGGAGATTTTGGTCAAATGGACTCCTCCTTATGATATCGACTCCCAACAATTCCCCGGCCCCTATGAATACCAGTTGATCAGGGCGGAAGGATTTACAGGGGATCAAAACCTAACTACAGTGACCACCACTGCAGACACCATCTTTACAGATACCGGCATTAATACGGATGACCTGGTTTATAATTATCGGGTGGTTTTACTTGATGGAGGAGATAGGATTGACACCTCCAGTGTAGCCTCATCTGTTTGGTTGCAACCCACCATTATCAATGAGGCCATAGAGCTGAATTGGGAATATGATGTTCCCTGGAACAATACCATCAGTGAATTCACCCATGAAGTTTACCGTAACCGAACTGATCCGGATGCCAACGATGCCGATGTATTTGAACTGATTGCGGAAGTGGATGTCACCCAGGATGGTTTTACTTTCTTTGATGATGGCAGCCATAATGGTGTTCCCTTAAATAGGGATACTGAATATTGCTATTATGTAGTCACCAAAGGGGCTTATAATGTGGATTTATTGACCTATCCATTGGAAAATAAATCTCAAATCATCTGCGCCAGACCAGATGACAACCGACTCCCGTGTCCTCCTGTATTGATTTATGAGGGTCCAGTTTGTGAAGAATTATTGATGGATGAACCCTGTAATTTTGAGGGTTTCTACCATGATCTAAGTTGGGAACCTGATTTTACCGGAGATTGTGATGATGAGCTGGGAGGTTACCGTCTGTATTTCTCCAATACAGGGACCGAAGGCTCCTTTGAGTTGGTTTCTACTATCAATTCCCTCAATACCTCTACCACTATTGAAGGGCTGACTGAGCTGAAAGGTTGTTATTATATCACTGCTGTGGACCGCTCCGGAAATGAAAGTGAACCCAGCAATATTGTCTGCGTTGACAATTGCCCCAATTTCGAACTTCCCAATGCTTTTACCCCTAATGGAGACGGCATCAATGATACCTTCCAAGCATTTGACAATCCATTTGCCCGTTGTCCAAGGTTTGTGGAAGCGGTAGAAATAAAAATATACAACCGGTGGGGTGTTTTGGTGCATGAATACAACAGCAACACTTCCAATGAAAACGACATTTATATCCGTTGGGATGGCCATGATGAAAATGGCAATGAGCTCCCTTCAGGCACTTATTTCTACTCTGGAACCGTAATGTTCAATACCCTGGAGGAAAATATCCGAGAAGAAAAACTGAAAGGCCATATACAGATTATCCGTTAATGCCAATCCAGGAAAAATACGATATCGTCCTATTTGACGGGGTCTGCAACCTCTGCAACACAGCAGTAGATTTCATTATCCAAAGGGATCCCCAAAACCAATTTAAGCTGGCCTCATTACAGGATGAGGCCAGCAAAAAATTGCTCAAAGATTATTCGGTGGAAGAAGATTATTTGGATTCCATCATATTGATCCGTGGGGAAAACGTTTATTATAAAAGCCGGGCAGCATTAGAAATTGCTAAAAAATTAAAGGGGCTATGGCCTCTTTTCTATGGCTTTGTAATTATTCCCACTTTTTTAAGGGATCCCATATATGACTGGATTGCCCGCAACCGATACAAATGGTTCGGCAAAAGAGAAACTTGCCGCATGCCGAGTGAGGAGGATAAATTGAAGTTTTTGACTGCAGAGGAAGTATGAAATTTTAAATCTGAGACTGCCAGCTCGCACCCCTCGGTTCCCTTAAGGGAAGACCTGCTCGCGTCGGTTTGGGAATTAGATAACGCTGAATAGTACAGGTCTTGTCCCCGGAGCTGGCCGTAGTCTCCAGACTACGACCTATTTTGCTTGGAGTCTCCTGACTCCTTCCTCATTTCACATAATATCTTGTATCCGGTCCCCCCACTTTCAAAAACCACTTAATTTCCCTTATCCACTATTATTTTTGAGAAAGCTGCTTGTTCTTTGGTATATTTGAACCCAGAATTTTGAAATCATAAACCTCCATTCCTCGGTTTGAGGGACTTTTTGGCCTATGGGGCTGAGAAGTAATTGGAAACCATAAAAACAACGACATATGAAAGCTTATGTTTTCCCCGGTCAGGGGGCTCAATTCCCAGGCATGGGTAAAGAATTGTATGAGACCAACGAAGAAGCCAAAAAACTTTTTGATCAGGCTGATGAAATTTTAGGCTTCAAAATTACCGACATTATTTTCAATGGTACAGCTGAGGAACTCAAGCAGACCAAGGTCACCCAACCGGCGGTATTTTTACATTCCGTCATTTTGGCTAAGACCACCCCGGATTTCAAACCAGAAATGGTTGCCGGCCATTCTTTGGGCGAACTTTCTGCTTTGGTGGCTGTAGGTGCACTTTCTTTTGAAGATGGGCTGAAATTGGTTTATCAAAGGGCCCTGGCCATGCAGGAAGCCTGCGAAATCAACCCCTCCACCATGGCCGCCATTATCGGTTTGGAAGATGAAAAGGTAGAAGCCATCTGCGCTGATATCAAAGAAGAGGTGGTGGTTGCCGCCAATTACAACTGCCCGGGCCAATTGGTAATCTCCGGTTCCAACAAAGGAATTGAAATCGCTTGCGAAAAAATGAAAGAAGCCGGTGCCAAAAGAGCCCTTCCACTACCCGTGGGTGGTGCTTTCCACAGCCCATTGATGGAGCCGGCCAGGGAAAAATTGCAAAAAGCCATCGAGGCCACTGATTTTTCAGCCCCGCTTTGCCCCGTGTACCAAAATGTCAGCACTAA includes the following:
- a CDS encoding gliding motility-associated C-terminal domain-containing protein yields the protein MRYKSFLFFTCCLFLLALQEVLATHIRAGEIIAERISVQTLTYRITVVGYTDTRSSVVFGPGEINFGDGRIEQLNTESDFSTVESLGNQIEKNTFVITHTYQGPGQYTIRFQEFNRNDLTLNMDNSVDTPFYIETMITIDPFYGVNNSPVLTIPPVDNGQINTRYIHNPGAYDPDGDSLAYKFQGVVPLQAFQRPVNNYRSPASSEFSFNQEDGSPDPFISMDPVTGDLIWDSPGIAGQYNIAFHIEEWRKINGEYQLIGYVVRDMQIIIENSDNRRPVLIMPPDICVEAGTKIEEIIQGQDPDGDDIKIEVFGDPIEISSSPATYTPEAEFQSTPGIINFNWQTVCGHVRAREYQVRLRITDDPDSGPALVDIQTWNIKVIGPPPLVENVEQMPGRTAQISWAPYSCGNSAETMQIWRSVNSNAYEPDSCETGIRSGYELIGTTDMDTFEFLDDNGGEGLAPGNTYCYRLVAGFPQPRSGESVVSEEFCVTIDVDVPIITNVSVEETSTENGEILVKWTPPYDIDSQQFPGPYEYQLIRAEGFTGDQNLTTVTTTADTIFTDTGINTDDLVYNYRVVLLDGGDRIDTSSVASSVWLQPTIINEAIELNWEYDVPWNNTISEFTHEVYRNRTDPDANDADVFELIAEVDVTQDGFTFFDDGSHNGVPLNRDTEYCYYVVTKGAYNVDLLTYPLENKSQIICARPDDNRLPCPPVLIYEGPVCEELLMDEPCNFEGFYHDLSWEPDFTGDCDDELGGYRLYFSNTGTEGSFELVSTINSLNTSTTIEGLTELKGCYYITAVDRSGNESEPSNIVCVDNCPNFELPNAFTPNGDGINDTFQAFDNPFARCPRFVEAVEIKIYNRWGVLVHEYNSNTSNENDIYIRWDGHDENGNELPSGTYFYSGTVMFNTLEENIREEKLKGHIQIIR
- a CDS encoding thiol-disulfide oxidoreductase DCC family protein; the protein is MPIQEKYDIVLFDGVCNLCNTAVDFIIQRDPQNQFKLASLQDEASKKLLKDYSVEEDYLDSIILIRGENVYYKSRAALEIAKKLKGLWPLFYGFVIIPTFLRDPIYDWIARNRYKWFGKRETCRMPSEEDKLKFLTAEEV
- the fabD gene encoding ACP S-malonyltransferase; translated protein: MKAYVFPGQGAQFPGMGKELYETNEEAKKLFDQADEILGFKITDIIFNGTAEELKQTKVTQPAVFLHSVILAKTTPDFKPEMVAGHSLGELSALVAVGALSFEDGLKLVYQRALAMQEACEINPSTMAAIIGLEDEKVEAICADIKEEVVVAANYNCPGQLVISGSNKGIEIACEKMKEAGAKRALPLPVGGAFHSPLMEPAREKLQKAIEATDFSAPLCPVYQNVSTKGETDVETIKNNLISQLTAPVKWTQSVQNMVADGATDFVECGPGKVLQGLVKKIHREAEVAGL